The following are encoded in a window of Pseudomonas sp. JQ170C genomic DNA:
- a CDS encoding DUF4197 domain-containing protein, with the protein MLRPALTFTGLCAGLLFSASALALSLGDLTQKDASAGLKDALTQGAQVAVKQLGTPGGFSANPDVRIELPGKLGKAAKTMKKFGMGAEVEQLEASMNKAAEAAVPQAQALLVDAVKKMTVDDAKGILAGGNDSATQYLSKTSREQIRAKFLPIVKQATDQVGLVQQYNSFAGQAAALGVVDAKSANVEGYVTEQALNGLFEMIAKQEESIRQNPAAAATSVAKKVFGAL; encoded by the coding sequence ATGTTACGCCCTGCCCTCACCTTTACCGGCCTGTGCGCCGGCCTGCTGTTTTCGGCCAGTGCCCTGGCACTGTCGCTGGGTGACCTCACGCAGAAAGACGCCTCCGCCGGCCTCAAGGATGCCCTGACCCAGGGCGCGCAAGTCGCCGTCAAGCAACTGGGCACGCCCGGTGGTTTCAGCGCCAACCCCGACGTGCGTATCGAGCTGCCTGGCAAACTGGGCAAGGCTGCCAAGACCATGAAGAAGTTCGGCATGGGGGCCGAGGTCGAGCAGCTGGAGGCCAGCATGAACAAGGCGGCCGAAGCGGCCGTTCCCCAGGCCCAGGCGCTGCTGGTCGATGCCGTGAAGAAAATGACCGTCGACGATGCCAAGGGCATCCTCGCAGGCGGCAACGACTCGGCCACCCAGTACCTGAGCAAGACCAGCCGCGAACAGATCCGCGCCAAGTTCCTGCCGATCGTCAAGCAGGCCACCGACCAGGTGGGCCTGGTCCAGCAGTACAACAGCTTTGCCGGGCAGGCAGCGGCCCTGGGCGTGGTGGATGCCAAGAGCGCCAATGTGGAAGGCTATGTGACCGAGCAGGCGCTCAACGGCCTGTTCGAGATGATTGCCAAGCAGGAAGAAAGCATTCGCCAGAACCCTGCAGCGGCGGCTACCAGCGTTGCCAAGAAGGTTTTCGGGGCCTTGTAA
- a CDS encoding YbaY family lipoprotein: protein MKKLSLILLGSLLAACSSTPPASKASLDGEVFYLQRIALPPAATLSVSLQDVSLMDAPAVTLASQSGPVKGQVPLPFHLSYDPAQVKPGHRYAVSARIELDGKLLFINTEHHGVQLDGTDPQPVRIKVDAVR, encoded by the coding sequence ATGAAAAAACTGTCCCTGATCCTGCTTGGCAGCCTGCTCGCCGCCTGCAGCAGCACCCCGCCCGCCTCCAAGGCCAGCCTCGACGGCGAGGTGTTCTACTTGCAGCGCATTGCCCTGCCACCGGCCGCCACCCTTAGCGTCAGCCTGCAGGACGTTTCACTGATGGACGCCCCGGCCGTAACGCTTGCCAGCCAGAGCGGCCCGGTCAAAGGCCAGGTTCCGCTGCCCTTTCATTTGAGCTACGACCCGGCCCAGGTCAAGCCTGGTCACCGCTACGCGGTCAGCGCGCGGATCGAGCTCGACGGCAAATTGCTGTTCATCAACACCGAACACCATGGCGTGCAGCTCGATGGCACCGACCCGCAACCGGTACGCATCAAGGTTGATGCCGTTCGTTGA
- the plsB gene encoding glycerol-3-phosphate 1-O-acyltransferase PlsB codes for MTRSPLRRLIFGALRRLLYLWVRSETINQSAFTLNLDRSRPVFYALQSPSLTDLAVLDRECTKAGLPRPVLPVSVGTLQEPAAFFYLTPEPDWLGRQDKRGAPPTLARLVNAISQHAEEDAQIIPVSVFWGQSPASESSPWKLLFADSWAVTGRLRRLLTVLILGRKTRVQFSEPIHLRELVQHNKGHERTVRMAQRMLRVHFRNLKTAVIGPDISHRRNLVKGLVHDPLVRQAIADEAERQNIPLAKAEAQALRYGNEIASDYTYTAIRFLEVVLSWFWNKIYDGIKVNHIEQVQGIAPGHEVIYVPCHRSHIDYLLLSYLLFRNGLTPPHIAAGINLNMPVIGGLLRRGGAFFMRRTFKGNPLYTAVFNEYLHTLFTKGFPVEYFVEGGRSRTGRMLQPKTGMLAITLRSYLRSSRTPIVFVPVYIGYERVLEGRTYLGELRGASKKKESIFDIFKVLGALKQRFGQVAVNFGEPIRLGAFLDQQQPGWREQAHAPQFRPAWLNETTSRLGEKVARHLNEAAAINPVNLAALALLSTSRLALDERALARVLDLYLALLRQVPYSPHTTLPEGDGLALISHVKGMGLLAEQSDALGKILYLDEQNAVLMTYYRNNVLHIFALPALLASFFQSSSRMSRELILQYTRALYPYLQSELFIRWELDELDGLIDQWLQAFVDHGLLRFENGVYLRPAPSSRLFVLLTLLARAITQTLQRFYMATALLLNSGQHTLSAEELEDLCVVMAQRLSILHGLNAPEFFDKTLFRHFIQTQIEQGVLRPDTNGKLGYHEKLSELAEGAAKRVLSAEVRLSIRQVALHRSEEHPDVPA; via the coding sequence ATGACCCGTTCCCCCCTGCGCCGCCTGATCTTTGGCGCCCTGCGTCGCCTGTTGTACCTGTGGGTTCGCTCCGAGACCATCAACCAGTCAGCCTTCACCCTGAACCTGGACCGCAGCCGTCCGGTGTTCTACGCCCTGCAATCGCCCTCCCTGACCGACCTGGCCGTGCTCGACCGCGAGTGCACCAAAGCGGGGCTGCCGCGTCCGGTATTGCCGGTGTCGGTGGGCACCCTGCAAGAGCCTGCCGCGTTCTTCTACCTCACGCCCGAGCCAGACTGGCTTGGCCGTCAGGACAAACGCGGCGCACCGCCGACCCTGGCCCGGCTGGTCAATGCCATCAGCCAGCATGCCGAAGAAGATGCGCAGATCATTCCGGTCAGCGTGTTCTGGGGCCAGTCACCGGCCAGTGAGTCCAGCCCCTGGAAACTGCTGTTCGCCGACAGCTGGGCCGTCACCGGCCGCTTGCGCCGGCTGCTGACCGTGCTGATTCTGGGCCGCAAGACCCGCGTGCAGTTTTCCGAGCCGATTCACCTGCGTGAACTGGTGCAGCACAACAAGGGCCACGAGCGCACCGTGCGCATGGCCCAGCGCATGCTGCGGGTACACTTTCGCAACCTCAAGACCGCGGTCATCGGCCCGGACATCTCGCACCGGCGCAACCTGGTCAAAGGCCTGGTCCACGATCCGCTGGTTCGCCAGGCCATCGCCGACGAGGCCGAACGCCAGAATATCCCCCTGGCCAAGGCCGAGGCCCAGGCCCTGCGCTATGGCAACGAGATCGCCTCGGACTACACCTATACGGCCATCCGCTTCCTGGAAGTGGTGCTCAGTTGGTTCTGGAACAAGATCTACGACGGCATCAAGGTCAATCACATCGAGCAGGTACAGGGCATCGCCCCGGGCCACGAGGTGATCTACGTACCCTGCCACCGCAGCCACATCGACTACTTGCTGCTGTCGTACCTGCTGTTTCGCAACGGCCTGACGCCGCCGCACATCGCCGCCGGCATTAACCTGAACATGCCGGTGATCGGCGGCCTGCTGCGCCGCGGCGGGGCGTTCTTCATGCGCCGTACCTTCAAGGGCAACCCGCTGTACACGGCGGTGTTCAACGAATACCTGCACACCCTGTTCACCAAGGGTTTCCCGGTGGAGTACTTCGTCGAAGGCGGCCGTTCGCGGACCGGGCGCATGCTCCAGCCCAAGACCGGCATGCTGGCCATTACCCTGCGCAGCTACCTGCGCTCCTCGCGCACGCCCATCGTCTTCGTACCGGTGTACATCGGCTACGAGCGCGTGCTTGAAGGCCGCACTTACCTGGGTGAACTGCGTGGCGCGAGCAAAAAGAAGGAGTCGATCTTCGACATCTTCAAGGTCCTGGGTGCCCTCAAGCAGCGCTTCGGCCAGGTGGCGGTCAACTTCGGCGAGCCGATTCGCCTCGGCGCCTTCCTCGACCAGCAACAACCGGGCTGGCGCGAGCAAGCCCATGCACCGCAGTTCCGCCCCGCCTGGCTGAACGAAACCACCTCGCGCCTGGGTGAAAAGGTCGCCCGCCACCTCAACGAGGCCGCGGCCATCAACCCGGTCAATCTCGCCGCACTGGCCCTGCTCTCGACCAGCCGGCTGGCCCTGGACGAGCGCGCCCTGGCGCGTGTGCTTGACCTCTACCTGGCCTTGCTGCGCCAGGTGCCCTACTCACCGCACACCACCCTGCCCGAAGGTGACGGCCTGGCCTTGATCAGCCACGTCAAGGGCATGGGCCTGCTGGCCGAACAGAGTGATGCGCTGGGCAAGATCCTGTACCTGGACGAACAGAACGCGGTGTTGATGACCTACTACCGCAACAACGTCCTGCACATCTTCGCCCTGCCAGCGTTGCTGGCGAGTTTCTTCCAGAGCAGCTCGCGCATGAGCCGCGAGCTGATCCTGCAGTACACCCGGGCGTTGTACCCGTACCTGCAATCGGAGCTGTTCATTCGTTGGGAGCTGGACGAGCTCGACGGCCTGATCGACCAGTGGCTGCAAGCCTTTGTCGACCACGGCCTGCTGCGCTTCGAGAACGGCGTGTACCTGCGCCCGGCGCCCAGCTCACGCCTGTTCGTGCTGCTGACCTTGCTGGCCCGGGCCATCACCCAGACGCTACAGCGCTTCTACATGGCCACCGCACTGTTGCTCAACAGCGGCCAACACACCCTCAGCGCCGAAGAGCTGGAAGACCTGTGCGTGGTCATGGCCCAGCGCCTGTCGATCCTGCACGGCCTCAACGCCCCGGAGTTCTTCGACAAGACCCTGTTCCGCCATTTCATCCAGACCCAGATCGAACAGGGCGTACTGCGCCCGGACACCAACGGCAAACTGGGCTACCACGAAAAACTCAGCGAACTGGCCGAAGGTGCTGCCAAGCGCGTACTGTCGGCCGAGGTTCGGCTGTCGATTCGCCAGGTTGCCCTGCACCGCAGCGAAGAGCACCCCGACGTACCGGCCTAG